TATGATCGGCCAAAGAATTACTGGGATATTTTATGATATTGATAGGCCAGACTTCTTTTTCCCCGTCTCTTGTCCAGTATTTATCTATTTGCTCGAGTGATTGTATATCCGCCATCGTTGTCCCCACAATAACACCCGTTCGCCCTTTTTCGACTCTATTATGATCCAGTTTGGCATCCTCAAACGCCAGTTTCGTAGCCGCTACTGCAAATTGCGATGCCTTCGCCATCCCATTTAACTTAGATTTCGGGATAAATCTCTCCGGCTCAAAATTTCCAACCTCCCCTCCCCTGTGAATAGGAAAATCGGAGGTGCCGAAAGTGTCCACTTCTTTTATCCCGGACCTTCCGCCTATCAAATTGGACCAAAACTCATCCTTCCCTATCCCTATGGATGAGATGATACCTATTCCTGTAACCACAACTTTTCTATCTGTCATTATTAATCTTTTTCGACTATCTTTTTTACTATATTGATCGTATCCTGTAAGCTTGTGACTTTTGTAAGATATTCTTCTGGAATTTTTATCTTATATTTTTTTTCGAGAGAAGCGAGTATTTCGAGCGCCATCATAGAGTCCATGCCGAGTTCTCCGACAAAGTTGGCATCTGGAGTAATCTTATCTTCCTCTATCTCGAGTATCTCTGCCACAATAGCACGTATTACTTTATCTATATTATCGGTTATCATAGCACTCATAAGATCACCCCTCTCATATCGCCAGGCCCCCATCTACCTTAACCACCTGGCCTGTTATATATTTGGCGTCGTCACTCGCCAG
The genomic region above belongs to Candidatus Omnitrophota bacterium and contains:
- a CDS encoding acyl carrier protein, which gives rise to MSAMITDNIDKVIRAIVAEILEIEEDKITPDANFVGELGMDSMMALEILASLEKKYKIKIPEEYLTKVTSLQDTINIVKKIVEKD